The stretch of DNA GAGCACGCGCTCGGCGCGCGACGCTACGCCGCCTTCCTCGCCGCGACCGGCGTCGCCGGGATACTGGCACAGGTCGCCCAGTACGTCCTCACGGGCGTCAGCGGCGGGATCGTCGGAGCCAGCGGCGCGGCCCAGGCCACCGCCGCGTTCGCCGCCGTGGCGCTGGCACGGGGTCGCGGCCCGTTCGAGACGCCGGCGGTGCGCCGCGGGCTAATCTCGGGCGCGGTCGCGATCGTCGCCCTCCAACTGCTGAACGACTTCGTCGGCGCGTCGACAGTCGTTCCCGAGAGCTCGGGGGTCGCCCACGTGACGGGGATGCTCCTCGGCGCCGGCTACGCGTTGGTCGAGATGGGGCGGGAGAGAGCGTGATCGGGCGGACGAAAAGGCGACCCGCCGACCTTCACCGATCCCCAGCTACCGAAGCCGTGCGACGCGCTCGCCGTCCTCCGTCTCGACGGCGACCAGCCCGTCGTCGGCCAAGTCGTCGAGAATCCCCTCCAGCCACTCCCGGCCG from Halolamina sediminis encodes:
- a CDS encoding rhomboid family intramembrane serine protease; this encodes MARDPDSERPSRRVAADLQVWFGGSPVTGGAVTVLVCWHALAPWLAAALGADRFGAWFVARASPSPGWLLAVLSHADLNHLAANLLFLVIWGTIAEHALGARRYAAFLAATGVAGILAQVAQYVLTGVSGGIVGASGAAQATAAFAAVALARGRGPFETPAVRRGLISGAVAIVALQLLNDFVGASTVVPESSGVAHVTGMLLGAGYALVEMGRERA